In the Thermodesulfovibrio yellowstonii DSM 11347 genome, one interval contains:
- the qmoC gene encoding quinone-interacting membrane-bound oxidoreductase complex subunit QmoC, which produces MDKPVKPDLNFAKEIIKAGGESLKKCYQCSTCTVVCPLSPDKAPFPRKEMLYAQWGIKEKLFQNPDIWLCHHCGDCTAYCPRGAKPGEVLGAVRKLMIQNYSPPSFLAKWVSDPKYLLLIFLIPLLLFLGEMAILGYFSGTEIPRGENGEISYVAFLPAVPWIDVPFMALAAFAIICFYNGVKRYWLDLASVAEVKRKDIYGCIYETIKDVLLHKKFQLCGVNKGRYTAHILVLYAFIGLAITTGIAAFYEWVLRWESPYPQTNIVKIIGNISGIALIIGMFLVIVNRSKNAVKQGMGSYFDWLLITIIAGVGVTGFLAEILRLAEAETLGYASYIAHLVFVFALFAYAPHSKMAHMVYRATAMVFAKASLREEAIKQEEAA; this is translated from the coding sequence ATGGACAAACCAGTAAAACCAGATTTGAATTTTGCAAAAGAGATTATAAAAGCAGGCGGAGAGTCATTGAAAAAATGTTATCAATGCTCTACTTGCACTGTCGTATGCCCGCTTTCACCTGACAAAGCACCTTTTCCCAGAAAAGAGATGCTTTATGCCCAATGGGGAATTAAAGAGAAGCTTTTCCAGAATCCTGATATATGGCTATGCCACCACTGTGGAGACTGTACTGCATACTGTCCCAGAGGAGCAAAACCTGGTGAAGTTTTAGGTGCTGTTAGAAAATTGATGATACAAAACTATTCGCCACCGAGCTTTCTTGCTAAATGGGTATCAGACCCAAAATATCTACTTCTTATATTTCTGATTCCGCTTTTACTTTTTCTTGGAGAGATGGCTATTCTTGGATACTTTAGTGGAACTGAGATTCCCAGGGGTGAGAATGGTGAGATTTCTTACGTAGCATTTTTGCCTGCTGTTCCATGGATAGATGTTCCATTTATGGCATTAGCAGCATTTGCAATAATCTGTTTCTACAATGGAGTTAAACGATACTGGCTTGATCTTGCATCTGTAGCAGAGGTTAAACGTAAGGATATATATGGCTGTATATATGAAACTATAAAAGACGTATTGTTGCACAAAAAATTTCAACTCTGCGGTGTAAATAAAGGTAGATATACAGCTCACATTCTTGTTCTTTATGCTTTTATCGGACTGGCGATAACAACAGGTATAGCTGCTTTCTATGAATGGGTTCTGAGATGGGAGTCTCCATATCCACAAACAAATATTGTAAAAATTATAGGCAATATTAGCGGAATAGCTCTTATTATTGGAATGTTTCTGGTTATCGTCAACAGAAGTAAAAATGCTGTAAAACAGGGTATGGGAAGCTATTTTGACTGGTTATTGATTACTATAATTGCAGGAGTAGGAGTTACAGGATTTCTTGCAGAAATTTTGAGACTTGCTGAAGCGGAAACTCTTGGATATGCATCCTACATTGCTCATCTTGTATTTGTATTTGCTCTCTTTGCATATGCTCCTCATTCAAAGATGGCTCATATGGTTTACAGAGCTACAGCAATGGTTTTTGCAAAGGCTTCTTTAAGAGAAGAAGCTATTAAACAAGAAGAAGCTGCTTAA
- a CDS encoding FAD-dependent oxidoreductase has translation MEKKIGLYICKGCGIGEAVDVEKIQNIGKNALRVPVVQVHDVFCSREGIDLIKKDIAEQGVNSIVIAGCSPRVKTYEFSFPGCFVERVPLRELAVWTIEAPEEKQLAAEDYIKMGVIKAQKGEIPEPYIIETVKSILVVGGGISGMTAATEAAKAGYDVVLVEKESELGGFARKLYKRVPTDDYTKGVLGDVNLEPLINEVTSNPKIKVYTSSKIEKIDGQPGDFDVTISKNGSTETIKIGAIIQATGWKPYDAKKLTKKYGYGKFKDVVTNFEFEELAKKNKGVIKRPSDERVVKTVLFVQCAGQRDPEHIPYCSGMCCATTLKQARYVTDGNSDATAMVIYKDIRTPGKLEYYYKEAQNTPGVMLAKGEVTGIREEYDKLVVTVEDSLLGDKAEIEAEMVVLATGMVPTTKEPQDYLIGLAEAAAKGDEAKAKYIETTKKPEFILNLGYRQGPELPFLEGGFGFVDSNFICFQYETRRTGIYAVGPVRQPMNMTEAQEDAKGAALKAIQCVEHVAKGIAVHPRAWDTSFPEPNLTKCTACKRCTEECPFGAIDEDEKGVPFYKPNRCRRCGTCMGACPERIVSFKDYSVDMIGTMLKNVSVPSEDDRPRIIVLCCENDAFPATETAALHRLKLDPALRFIQLRCLGSMNLVWIADALSKGVDGMLLLGCKFGENYQCHFAKGSELAKYRLGKVQETLDRLQLESDRVQMYEVAIDEYWRIPSIIDEFMEKIRQIGPNPFKGF, from the coding sequence ATGGAAAAGAAAATAGGTCTATATATCTGCAAAGGCTGTGGTATAGGAGAAGCAGTTGATGTTGAAAAAATTCAAAACATAGGTAAAAATGCTTTGAGAGTTCCTGTTGTACAGGTACATGATGTTTTTTGTAGCCGTGAAGGTATTGATTTAATAAAAAAAGATATTGCTGAGCAGGGTGTAAACTCCATAGTAATTGCTGGCTGTTCTCCAAGAGTTAAAACTTATGAGTTTAGTTTCCCCGGTTGTTTTGTTGAGAGAGTTCCATTAAGAGAGCTTGCTGTATGGACAATTGAAGCTCCAGAAGAAAAACAGCTTGCCGCTGAAGATTATATCAAAATGGGAGTTATTAAAGCTCAAAAAGGAGAAATTCCAGAGCCTTATATTATTGAGACTGTTAAATCAATACTCGTTGTTGGCGGCGGAATTTCTGGGATGACAGCTGCTACAGAGGCAGCAAAAGCAGGATATGATGTTGTTCTTGTTGAGAAGGAGTCTGAACTTGGCGGATTTGCAAGAAAACTTTACAAAAGAGTGCCAACTGATGATTATACAAAAGGAGTTCTTGGTGACGTCAATCTTGAGCCGCTTATAAATGAAGTTACATCAAATCCAAAAATTAAGGTTTATACCTCCTCAAAGATTGAAAAGATTGATGGGCAACCAGGAGATTTTGATGTAACAATATCTAAAAATGGCTCCACTGAAACTATAAAAATAGGTGCAATAATTCAGGCAACTGGATGGAAGCCATACGATGCTAAGAAACTTACAAAGAAATATGGATATGGTAAATTCAAGGATGTGGTAACAAACTTTGAGTTTGAAGAACTTGCAAAGAAGAATAAAGGAGTAATTAAGAGACCCTCTGATGAAAGAGTGGTTAAAACAGTTTTATTTGTTCAGTGTGCTGGGCAGAGGGATCCTGAGCATATTCCTTACTGTTCAGGAATGTGTTGCGCAACAACTCTTAAGCAGGCAAGATATGTAACAGACGGTAATTCAGATGCTACAGCAATGGTTATTTACAAGGATATAAGAACACCTGGAAAACTTGAATATTACTATAAGGAAGCTCAGAACACCCCAGGAGTCATGCTTGCAAAAGGAGAGGTTACAGGGATAAGAGAAGAATACGACAAATTAGTGGTTACTGTAGAGGATTCTCTTCTTGGAGATAAAGCAGAAATAGAAGCAGAGATGGTTGTTCTTGCAACAGGAATGGTTCCAACAACAAAAGAGCCACAGGATTATCTCATAGGACTTGCAGAGGCAGCTGCGAAAGGAGATGAAGCAAAGGCAAAATACATTGAAACAACTAAAAAGCCAGAGTTTATTCTTAACTTGGGATATCGCCAAGGTCCTGAACTTCCTTTTTTGGAAGGAGGATTTGGCTTTGTTGATTCCAACTTTATCTGTTTCCAATATGAAACCCGCAGAACAGGTATATATGCAGTTGGACCAGTTCGTCAACCTATGAACATGACTGAGGCACAGGAAGATGCAAAGGGTGCTGCATTGAAGGCAATTCAGTGTGTGGAGCATGTCGCAAAGGGAATAGCAGTTCATCCAAGAGCGTGGGATACTTCATTCCCTGAGCCAAATCTTACAAAGTGCACAGCCTGTAAGCGTTGTACAGAAGAGTGCCCATTTGGTGCAATTGATGAGGATGAAAAAGGTGTTCCATTTTACAAGCCTAATAGATGCCGTAGATGCGGAACATGTATGGGTGCATGCCCAGAGAGAATCGTTTCCTTTAAAGACTATAGTGTTGACATGATTGGAACAATGCTAAAGAATGTTTCAGTTCCAAGCGAGGATGATAGACCTCGTATTATAGTGCTTTGTTGCGAAAATGACGCATTCCCAGCAACAGAGACAGCAGCGCTTCATAGACTTAAGCTTGATCCTGCATTAAGATTTATCCAGCTTAGATGTCTTGGTTCTATGAATCTTGTCTGGATCGCAGACGCTTTATCAAAAGGAGTTGATGGAATGCTCCTTCTTGGATGTAAGTTCGGTGAAAATTATCAATGTCATTTTGCTAAAGGAAGCGAGCTTGCAAAATACAGACTTGGTAAGGTTCAGGAAACTCTTGATAGGCTTCAGCTTGAATCAGACAGAGTGCAGATGTATGAAGTGGCAATTGATGAGTACTGGAGAATTCCATCAATAATAGATGAGTTTATGGAGAAAATCAGACAAATCGGTCCAAATCCATTTAAGGGCTTCTAA
- a CDS encoding CoB--CoM heterodisulfide reductase iron-sulfur subunit A family protein, with protein sequence MSAETNRILVIGGGFSGLTAGIEAAETGAEVIIVEKNPYLGGRVAQLNKYFPKICPPLCGLEINFRRIKVNPSVTFYTMAEVESISGNPGDYTVKIKLNPRYVNENCTACNACAEVCPVEKDSDFNFGLNKTKAIYLPFEQSFPLRYVVDRTACPKDCPAPCVEACKYNAIDLNMQPETIEVKVDSIVVATGWKPYDATKIDNLNFGKVKNVITNMMLERLASKNGPTGGQILRPSDGKPVEKIAFVQCAGSRDENHLPFCSYICCLASLKHTLYIKEQNPDAEVNIFYIDIRTPGRYEKFFNQVKEQSGVNLIKGKVAAVEQDKDSDDVIVTAEDMLNGEKIRKKVDMVVLATGMQPEGIEIKVPGLKYAIDGFVVDAEGIYSAGCAKAPMDVAGCGKDATSAALKAIQTGVRR encoded by the coding sequence ATGAGTGCTGAAACAAATCGCATCTTGGTAATTGGTGGCGGGTTCAGTGGTTTAACTGCTGGCATAGAGGCTGCCGAGACAGGTGCTGAAGTTATTATAGTTGAAAAAAATCCTTATCTCGGCGGAAGAGTTGCCCAGTTAAATAAATATTTCCCGAAAATATGCCCACCATTATGCGGACTTGAGATTAATTTCCGTCGTATCAAAGTAAATCCTTCAGTTACATTTTATACAATGGCTGAAGTAGAATCTATTTCTGGTAACCCTGGTGACTATACTGTAAAAATTAAACTTAATCCAAGATATGTGAATGAAAACTGTACAGCATGTAATGCATGTGCAGAAGTCTGTCCTGTTGAAAAAGATAGTGATTTTAATTTTGGTTTAAACAAAACAAAGGCTATCTATCTTCCTTTTGAACAATCATTTCCTTTAAGATATGTTGTTGATAGAACAGCTTGTCCAAAAGATTGTCCTGCTCCATGTGTTGAAGCCTGCAAATATAATGCTATTGATTTAAATATGCAACCTGAAACAATAGAAGTTAAGGTTGATTCTATTGTTGTTGCTACAGGCTGGAAACCCTATGATGCTACAAAGATAGATAATCTTAATTTTGGAAAGGTTAAAAATGTAATAACAAATATGATGCTTGAAAGACTTGCATCTAAAAATGGACCTACTGGAGGACAAATTTTAAGACCTTCTGATGGAAAACCTGTTGAAAAAATAGCCTTTGTTCAGTGTGCTGGTAGTAGAGATGAAAATCATCTGCCTTTCTGTTCCTATATCTGTTGTCTTGCCTCTTTAAAACATACTCTTTATATTAAAGAGCAGAATCCTGACGCAGAGGTGAATATCTTTTATATTGACATAAGAACACCTGGTAGATATGAGAAATTTTTCAATCAGGTTAAAGAACAATCTGGGGTTAATCTTATTAAAGGTAAGGTGGCTGCAGTTGAACAGGATAAGGATTCAGATGATGTTATTGTAACTGCAGAAGATATGCTGAATGGAGAAAAGATAAGAAAGAAAGTAGATATGGTAGTTCTTGCCACAGGGATGCAGCCAGAGGGCATTGAAATAAAAGTTCCGGGGCTTAAATATGCAATAGATGGCTTTGTGGTTGATGCTGAAGGTATATACTCTGCAGGTTGTGCAAAAGCTCCAATGGATGTGGCAGGTTGTGGAAAGGATGCAACATCTGCTGCCCTCAAGGCAATTCAGACTGGAGTAAGGAGGTAA
- the aprA gene encoding adenylyl-sulfate reductase subunit alpha, with product MEKETCTFSYCQRPDVVEVETDFLIIGGGMSACGAAYEAARWATPKGIKVTLVDKAAMDRSGAVAMGLSAINTYIGENKVVDYVKYVRADLMGIIREDLVYDLGRHVDNSVHLFEEWGLPIWKKGDDGFSLDGFQARDAGKPALKDGGVPCRSGKWQIMINGESYKVIVAEAAKAALEFNRKATGQAQNIYERVFIVKLLKDAKEPNRVAGAIGFSVRENKIYLFKAKAILAGCGGAVNVFRPRSSREGQGRAWYPVWNSGSGYYLGMTVGAEMTMMENRFVPARFKDGYGPVGAWFLFFKAKATNALGEDYCAKDIPEFKEAVQKYGKWAEALGTAIRNHLMMQSMKQGKGPILMNTHTAMQELAKQMDAKRLKHLEAEAWEDFLDMCIGQAGLWAAQNVEPDKVPSEIMPTEPYLLGSHAGCAGFWVSGPGDIPGTPAEWFWGYNRMSTVKGLFMSGDIVGASGHKFSSGSHAEGRIAAKAAIAFILDNSGYTPTIAEDINALAAELYLPFELYEKYKTYSTDPKVNPYYIKPDMYQARLQKIADEYFGGCGTWYMTSKTMIEEGLNKLQLLKEDASRLAAANLHELLRCWENVHRTLSLEAHARHILFREESRYPGYYYRGDFDFVDDNNWRAFVNSVYDPATDTFTLKKVPYVQIFPD from the coding sequence ATGGAAAAAGAGACTTGCACATTTTCATACTGTCAGAGACCTGATGTTGTTGAGGTCGAAACTGATTTTCTAATCATCGGTGGTGGAATGTCTGCTTGCGGTGCTGCATATGAAGCTGCAAGATGGGCAACACCAAAAGGAATTAAGGTAACACTTGTTGACAAAGCAGCAATGGACCGTTCTGGTGCAGTTGCAATGGGTCTTAGTGCTATTAACACCTATATTGGTGAGAACAAAGTTGTTGACTATGTAAAATATGTCCGTGCAGACTTAATGGGAATTATTCGTGAAGACCTTGTTTATGACCTTGGAAGACATGTTGACAATTCTGTTCATCTTTTTGAGGAATGGGGTCTCCCAATTTGGAAAAAGGGAGATGATGGATTTTCTCTTGATGGATTCCAGGCAAGAGATGCTGGAAAACCAGCACTCAAAGATGGTGGAGTGCCATGCCGTTCTGGAAAATGGCAGATAATGATTAATGGTGAATCCTATAAAGTAATAGTTGCTGAGGCTGCAAAAGCTGCCCTTGAATTCAACAGAAAGGCAACAGGACAGGCTCAGAATATTTATGAGAGAGTATTTATAGTAAAACTTCTCAAAGACGCAAAAGAGCCAAATAGAGTAGCAGGTGCTATTGGCTTTAGCGTAAGAGAAAATAAAATATATCTCTTCAAGGCAAAAGCAATTCTTGCAGGCTGCGGAGGCGCAGTTAATGTATTCAGACCAAGATCAAGCAGAGAAGGTCAGGGTAGAGCATGGTATCCAGTATGGAACTCTGGTTCTGGATACTATCTCGGAATGACCGTTGGTGCTGAGATGACAATGATGGAGAACAGATTTGTTCCTGCAAGATTTAAGGATGGATACGGTCCTGTTGGTGCATGGTTCCTCTTCTTTAAAGCAAAAGCAACAAATGCTCTTGGAGAGGATTATTGTGCAAAAGATATCCCTGAATTTAAAGAAGCAGTCCAGAAGTATGGTAAATGGGCAGAGGCTCTTGGAACAGCTATCAGAAACCATCTTATGATGCAGAGCATGAAACAGGGTAAAGGACCAATCCTTATGAATACCCATACTGCAATGCAGGAACTTGCAAAACAGATGGATGCCAAGAGACTCAAACACCTTGAAGCAGAAGCATGGGAAGACTTCCTTGATATGTGTATTGGTCAGGCAGGCCTGTGGGCAGCTCAAAATGTAGAACCTGATAAAGTACCATCTGAGATTATGCCAACAGAGCCTTATCTTCTTGGTTCACATGCTGGTTGCGCAGGCTTCTGGGTAAGCGGACCTGGAGACATTCCTGGAACACCAGCTGAGTGGTTCTGGGGCTACAACAGAATGAGCACAGTAAAAGGCTTGTTCATGTCTGGTGATATTGTTGGAGCATCAGGACACAAATTCTCCTCTGGTTCACATGCAGAGGGTAGAATTGCTGCAAAAGCAGCAATTGCATTTATTCTTGATAACTCAGGATATACACCAACAATAGCAGAAGATATTAATGCTCTTGCAGCAGAACTTTATCTGCCATTTGAGCTTTATGAAAAATACAAGACCTATTCCACTGATCCAAAGGTCAATCCATACTACATCAAACCTGACATGTATCAGGCAAGACTTCAGAAAATTGCTGACGAATACTTCGGTGGATGTGGAACATGGTATATGACCTCAAAAACAATGATAGAGGAAGGTCTTAATAAGCTGCAACTTCTCAAAGAAGATGCTTCAAGACTTGCAGCAGCAAATCTCCATGAACTTCTCCGTTGTTGGGAGAATGTTCACAGAACACTCTCACTTGAGGCTCATGCAAGACACATTCTCTTTAGAGAAGAATCCCGTTATCCTGGCTACTACTACAGAGGTGATTTTGATTTTGTTGATGACAATAACTGGCGTGCATTTGTCAATTCAGTTTATGATCCAGCAACAGATACATTTACTCTTAAGAAAGTTCCATACGTTCAGATATTCCCAGACTAA
- the aprB gene encoding adenylyl-sulfate reductase subunit beta, with amino-acid sequence MPSFVIQEKCDGCKAQDKTACQYICPNDLMTLDREKMKAFNQEPDQCWECYNCVKICPQQAIEVRGYADFCPLGASVIPMRGQDAIMWTIKFRNGSIKRFKFPIRLTPEGYWNADNIYAGLPDPDYGKIKGPGYFNYEARKE; translated from the coding sequence ATGCCAAGTTTTGTAATTCAAGAAAAGTGTGACGGCTGCAAAGCACAGGACAAGACTGCATGTCAGTACATCTGTCCCAATGACCTTATGACCTTAGACAGGGAAAAGATGAAGGCTTTCAACCAGGAGCCAGACCAGTGCTGGGAGTGCTATAACTGTGTAAAAATTTGCCCCCAGCAGGCAATTGAGGTAAGAGGTTATGCAGATTTCTGCCCTCTCGGTGCAAGCGTTATTCCTATGAGAGGTCAGGATGCAATCATGTGGACAATTAAATTCAGAAATGGCTCTATCAAGAGATTCAAATTCCCAATCAGACTTACCCCAGAAGGTTATTGGAATGCAGACAATATCTATGCAGGACTTCCTGATCCTGATTATGGAAAGATTAAAGGACCTGGCTACTTTAACTATGAAGCCAGAAAAGAGTAA
- a CDS encoding DUF6955 family protein — protein MAKFFGVIIDEKRLAAIKGTPLEEKVEPIFGGALKRLVIEVPDELGQKVIEQFGKARFDARGFIEETPAAFKRLVFKKIVELKSLGPEVMEKAVAEIPSIKDDVAKEDKELPVPDIDISDVLELQKNPVQKPA, from the coding sequence ATGGCTAAATTTTTTGGCGTAATAATTGATGAGAAAAGATTAGCAGCTATAAAGGGAACCCCCCTTGAAGAAAAAGTTGAACCAATTTTTGGTGGAGCATTAAAGCGTTTGGTTATTGAAGTTCCTGATGAACTTGGACAGAAAGTAATTGAGCAGTTTGGTAAAGCAAGATTTGATGCAAGAGGATTCATTGAAGAAACACCTGCAGCATTCAAAAGATTAGTTTTTAAGAAAATAGTTGAGTTGAAGTCTTTAGGACCTGAAGTTATGGAAAAAGCTGTTGCAGAGATTCCATCAATTAAGGATGATGTTGCAAAGGAAGACAAAGAGCTTCCAGTTCCTGATATTGACATAAGTGATGTGCTGGAATTACAAAAAAATCCAGTGCAAAAACCAGCATAA
- the sat gene encoding sulfate adenylyltransferase, translating into MPDVRIKTLPPPHGGKLVERVVRDPEMARKLMQKCSAVYDIKPTLFKGNPVRNVYREIMSVCYGFFSPVEGSMTKADLESVLEKRRLTSGWVFPYPILFDISEEDFKKLGVGAGDWLLLRLKGEPFAILEIEEVYEIAPGEVAVRTFGTPEHNPEVVKVPFDQKHTGYNIYCSLNPIILAGKYTIINEPKIRPPFDRFWYPPKRSREEFEKRGWTTVIAHQTRNVPHTGHEALMKNAAYIGDIEPSHGIVVNAIVGAKRIGDFPDEAIVEGHEMVHLAGYIKPERHLVTFTLWDMRYGNPIESLIHAVIRQNMGISFHMFGRDHAALGEYYDIYATQILWSKGIPSFGFDAPPYAVEGGFYLRPQNIAEFWYCPKCLEFAYSANCNHKGIYSRYSGSFIRGLINEGVTPPPQIYRPEVYKVVVKWWQKFGYPFNNEKYLKEREERLEVDLPHMELPAHLKK; encoded by the coding sequence ATGCCAGATGTAAGAATTAAAACACTGCCACCGCCACATGGTGGGAAGCTTGTTGAGAGGGTTGTCCGTGACCCTGAAATGGCAAGGAAGTTAATGCAAAAATGTTCTGCAGTTTACGACATCAAGCCTACTCTTTTTAAGGGCAATCCTGTAAGAAATGTTTACAGGGAAATTATGTCAGTATGTTATGGTTTCTTCAGTCCTGTTGAAGGTTCCATGACAAAAGCTGATTTGGAGAGTGTTCTTGAAAAAAGAAGACTCACAAGTGGATGGGTATTCCCCTATCCAATTCTTTTTGACATTTCAGAGGAAGACTTTAAAAAACTTGGGGTTGGAGCAGGTGACTGGCTCTTGCTCAGACTTAAGGGTGAACCCTTTGCAATCCTTGAAATTGAAGAGGTTTATGAGATTGCTCCTGGTGAAGTAGCAGTCAGAACTTTTGGAACTCCTGAGCATAATCCTGAGGTTGTTAAAGTTCCATTTGATCAGAAACATACAGGATATAACATTTATTGCTCATTGAATCCAATTATTCTTGCTGGAAAATATACGATAATTAATGAGCCTAAAATAAGACCACCATTTGATAGGTTCTGGTATCCACCAAAGAGATCAAGAGAAGAGTTTGAGAAAAGAGGATGGACAACAGTTATTGCTCACCAGACAAGAAATGTGCCTCATACAGGGCATGAAGCATTAATGAAAAATGCTGCATACATAGGTGATATAGAGCCTTCTCATGGTATTGTTGTTAATGCAATAGTCGGTGCGAAAAGAATTGGTGATTTTCCAGATGAAGCAATTGTAGAAGGTCATGAAATGGTTCATCTTGCTGGCTACATTAAGCCAGAGCGTCATCTTGTAACCTTCACACTCTGGGATATGAGATATGGTAATCCAATAGAGTCTCTCATTCATGCAGTAATCAGACAGAACATGGGAATTTCCTTCCATATGTTTGGAAGAGACCATGCAGCATTGGGTGAGTATTATGATATTTATGCAACTCAAATTCTCTGGTCTAAGGGCATTCCAAGCTTTGGATTTGATGCTCCACCTTATGCAGTTGAAGGTGGATTCTATCTAAGACCACAGAATATTGCTGAATTCTGGTATTGTCCAAAGTGCCTTGAATTCGCATACTCTGCAAATTGTAATCATAAAGGTATTTACTCAAGATATTCAGGAAGCTTCATCAGAGGACTTATAAATGAAGGAGTAACACCACCACCACAGATTTACAGACCTGAGGTTTATAAAGTTGTTGTAAAATGGTGGCAGAAGTTTGGATATCCATTTAATAATGAGAAGTATCTTAAAGAGAGAGAGGAGAGATTAGAAGTTGATCTCCCTCATATGGAACTTCCAGCTCACTTAAAAAAATAA
- a CDS encoding adenylate kinase, producing the protein MRLVFLGAPGAGKGTQAKRLVEKYGIPQISTGDLLRAAVAAGTPLGKEAKAYMDRGELVPDKVVLGMVKERLSQNDCKKGFILDGFPRNVAQAEALDKMLSEMNMPLDLALNLDVPFDDLMKRLTGRRTCKSCGQMYNVYYSPSKVEGKCDKCGGELFQRDDDKEETIRKRLEVYRAQTEPLIDYYSKKGILKSVSGTGSIDEIFNSICAILEKK; encoded by the coding sequence ATGAGATTAGTATTCTTGGGTGCTCCAGGAGCAGGCAAAGGTACTCAGGCAAAAAGATTAGTGGAAAAATATGGTATACCTCAGATTTCTACAGGAGATCTTCTCAGGGCAGCAGTTGCAGCAGGAACTCCGCTTGGTAAAGAAGCGAAAGCTTATATGGATAGAGGAGAACTTGTTCCTGACAAAGTTGTTCTTGGAATGGTTAAAGAGAGACTTTCTCAGAATGACTGCAAAAAAGGTTTTATTCTTGATGGTTTTCCAAGAAATGTTGCACAGGCAGAAGCTCTTGATAAAATGCTTTCTGAAATGAATATGCCTTTGGATTTAGCATTGAATCTGGATGTTCCTTTTGATGATCTTATGAAGAGGCTTACAGGAAGAAGAACCTGTAAGTCCTGCGGACAGATGTATAATGTATATTATTCGCCTTCCAAGGTAGAGGGTAAATGTGATAAATGTGGTGGAGAACTTTTCCAGAGAGATGATGATAAAGAAGAAACAATTAGAAAAAGACTTGAAGTCTACAGAGCTCAGACAGAGCCTTTAATTGATTATTATTCAAAAAAAGGAATTCTTAAAAGTGTTTCGGGCACAGGTAGTATAGATGAGATATTTAACAGTATCTGTGCAATCTTAGAAAAAAAGTAA
- a CDS encoding XTP/dITP diphosphatase: MKIVIASRNRKKIEELKRILQGLEITILSVNDFPELEEVKEDGLTFDENALKKARYVCQQTGLPALSDDSGLEVEALGGRPGVRSARYAGDEASDDDNIKKLLEELAGVPSEKRTAQFVCCIALVFPDGKEYIFWGYVRGKISEIPRGTQGFGYDPVFIPEGFKKTFAEMSPHEKDKISHRKEALDKLRDFLIKFAPIYKQNLL; the protein is encoded by the coding sequence ATGAAAATAGTTATTGCTTCAAGAAACAGAAAAAAAATAGAAGAGTTAAAAAGAATTTTGCAAGGACTTGAAATTACTATTCTTTCTGTTAATGATTTTCCTGAACTTGAAGAAGTTAAGGAAGATGGATTAACTTTTGATGAAAATGCTTTAAAAAAAGCAAGATATGTTTGTCAACAAACTGGATTGCCTGCTCTTTCTGATGATTCAGGTTTGGAAGTTGAGGCATTAGGAGGCAGACCAGGTGTCAGATCAGCAAGATATGCAGGAGATGAGGCAAGTGATGATGATAACATCAAAAAACTTCTTGAAGAATTAGCAGGAGTTCCTTCAGAAAAGAGAACTGCGCAATTTGTGTGTTGCATTGCGCTGGTTTTTCCGGACGGGAAAGAGTATATCTTCTGGGGATATGTTAGAGGTAAAATCTCAGAGATTCCAAGAGGAACTCAGGGTTTTGGATATGATCCTGTATTTATACCCGAAGGATTTAAAAAAACATTTGCTGAAATGTCCCCCCATGAAAAAGATAAGATAAGTCATCGTAAAGAAGCACTTGACAAATTAAGAGATTTTTTGATAAAATTTGCCCCAATTTATAAGCAAAACTTATTATAA